Proteins from a single region of Streptomyces spectabilis:
- a CDS encoding aspartate aminotransferase family protein — MSTTAMPASTHHTIALERSHRLPGGQSMTDLSGLVVDRARNAEVWDKDGKRYIDFFTGVGVCNIGHSHPRFLAEVGEQLGACAVGTFYTDARSRYYELLAAQLPERLGKIHMFSTGSEAVEAAVKLARAATGKHEVVSFWGGFHGKTQGALSLHGGPRKHRSGPFPPGSHQVPYAYCYRCPLQLEHSTCGQRCVDLAEQSIENGSVGDIAAIIVEPVQGTNGNIIPPAGYLRAVRRLADRHGALLILDEVITGFGRTGSLFAFEQDPEVRPDVVVLGKAMASGVPASAIVSRAELVEGTSFGQPSAAASTFGGNPLASAAALATLRILLDERLPERARLLGETVARRLASWKEEFPFVGNAANVGLMVGVELVEPGTRRPLPKDVTRRIFQDLLAEGVLAMAYDSRIRIYPPLSIPADHLDEGLAAFESVFRSLRPSRPTRQ; from the coding sequence ATGAGCACCACCGCCATGCCCGCGTCGACCCACCACACCATCGCCCTTGAGCGGAGCCACCGCCTGCCGGGCGGGCAGTCCATGACGGACCTGTCCGGTCTCGTCGTGGACCGCGCGCGCAACGCCGAGGTGTGGGACAAGGACGGCAAGCGGTACATCGACTTCTTCACCGGCGTGGGCGTGTGCAACATCGGGCACTCCCACCCCAGGTTCCTGGCCGAGGTCGGGGAGCAGCTCGGCGCGTGCGCCGTCGGCACGTTCTACACCGACGCGCGCTCGCGTTACTACGAGCTCCTCGCCGCCCAACTCCCCGAGCGCCTCGGCAAGATACACATGTTCTCGACCGGCAGCGAGGCGGTCGAGGCCGCCGTGAAGCTCGCCCGCGCCGCCACCGGCAAGCACGAGGTCGTCAGCTTCTGGGGCGGCTTCCACGGCAAGACCCAGGGCGCCCTCAGCCTGCACGGCGGCCCCCGCAAGCACCGCTCGGGGCCGTTCCCGCCGGGCTCCCACCAGGTGCCGTACGCCTACTGCTACCGCTGCCCCCTCCAGTTGGAGCACAGCACCTGCGGCCAGCGGTGCGTGGACCTCGCCGAGCAGTCCATCGAGAACGGCTCGGTCGGGGACATCGCCGCGATCATCGTGGAGCCGGTGCAGGGCACGAACGGCAACATCATCCCGCCCGCCGGATATCTGCGGGCCGTGCGCCGGCTCGCGGACCGGCACGGGGCCCTGCTCATCCTGGACGAGGTCATCACCGGCTTCGGCAGGACCGGCTCCCTGTTCGCCTTCGAGCAGGATCCCGAGGTCCGCCCGGACGTCGTCGTGCTCGGCAAGGCGATGGCGTCGGGCGTCCCCGCGAGCGCGATCGTCAGCAGGGCGGAGCTGGTCGAGGGCACCTCCTTCGGCCAGCCGAGCGCGGCCGCCTCCACCTTCGGCGGCAACCCGCTGGCCAGCGCTGCCGCCCTCGCCACCCTGCGGATCCTGCTCGACGAGCGCCTGCCCGAACGGGCCCGCCTGCTCGGGGAGACGGTGGCGCGCCGACTGGCCTCCTGGAAAGAGGAGTTCCCCTTCGTGGGCAACGCCGCGAACGTCGGCCTCATGGTCGGCGTGGAGCTCGTCGAGCCCGGTACCCGGCGGCCGCTGCCCAAGGACGTCACCCGCCGGATCTTCCAGGACCTGCTCGCCGAGGGCGTCCTGGCGATGGCGTACGACAGCAGGATCCGGATCTACCCCCCGCTGAGCATCCCGGCGGACCACCTCGACGAGGGGCTGGCGGCCTTCGAGTCGGTCTTCCGGTCGCTGCGGCCGAGTCGGCCGACACGGCAATGA
- a CDS encoding TauD/TfdA dioxygenase family protein — protein MEQFALDAIEAITTRPPEVYDHITVDALTPVIGAEVSGLDLSKELTDEQAAEVKRAFLRHHVLVFRDQVIDGEQHKRFARHFGELHPVALAPEGSDPHILEISADKDSRNVAGHGWHADGTADLKPSLGSMLYVTRTPEIGSGGDTMFSNMHLAYEMLSPAMKELLDPMTAVHNGLLAWEGATPPPEYDVPVNVHPVVARHPDTGRKLLFINGIYVSHIEQLSKGESRAIIDMLVKQITNTALLSCRVRWTPNTLVFWDNRCVQHHAIWDYFPHSRYAQRVAIAGHRPTA, from the coding sequence ATGGAACAGTTCGCGCTCGACGCCATCGAGGCCATCACCACCCGGCCGCCCGAGGTCTACGACCACATCACGGTCGACGCGCTGACCCCGGTGATCGGCGCCGAGGTGTCCGGACTCGACCTGTCCAAGGAGCTCACGGACGAGCAGGCCGCCGAGGTCAAGCGGGCGTTCCTCCGCCACCACGTGCTCGTCTTCCGCGACCAGGTGATCGACGGCGAGCAGCACAAGCGCTTCGCCCGGCACTTCGGCGAGCTGCACCCGGTGGCGCTCGCCCCCGAGGGCTCGGACCCGCACATCCTGGAGATCAGCGCCGACAAGGACTCCCGGAACGTCGCGGGCCACGGCTGGCACGCCGACGGCACCGCCGACCTGAAGCCGTCGCTCGGCTCGATGCTGTACGTCACGCGCACCCCGGAGATCGGCAGCGGCGGCGACACCATGTTCTCCAACATGCACCTCGCCTACGAGATGCTGTCGCCCGCGATGAAGGAACTCCTGGACCCGATGACCGCGGTCCACAACGGCCTGCTCGCCTGGGAGGGCGCCACGCCGCCGCCCGAGTACGACGTGCCGGTGAACGTGCACCCCGTGGTGGCCCGCCACCCCGACACGGGCCGCAAGCTGCTCTTCATCAACGGCATCTACGTCTCGCACATCGAGCAGCTCTCCAAGGGCGAGAGCCGGGCGATCATCGACATGCTCGTCAAGCAGATCACCAACACCGCGCTGCTGAGCTGCCGCGTCCGCTGGACCCCGAACACGCTGGTGTTCTGGGACAACCGCTGTGTGCAGCACCACGCGATCTGGGACTACTTCCCGCACTCGCGCTACGCCCAGCGCGTGGCCATCGCGGGCCACCGGCCCACGGCCTGA
- a CDS encoding SpcZ encodes MSRTPGAPEPAETTEAFERFVELLAAGPVGPEHPAAPGGPGLPSWLAQLAAALFHGQDEQAARRWALRVHTALGRLGGPVPFDVVHDWHARAVAPLLAEVSARRGGDGAAPDAVRRLHERALAGERATEAEWTEALGPALTQVYGHAYAYADAYATASVNARAYAMDNDYGEEKAAEFAAMYAKLNTDANARSYADANALANTRALAAAFARADERAFAEAYPFAYVHVYALADAERAEPAGRDERYRAACARLADGLAEALDRAAG; translated from the coding sequence ATGAGTCGCACCCCGGGCGCCCCGGAACCGGCGGAGACGACGGAGGCGTTCGAGCGGTTCGTCGAGCTGCTCGCGGCCGGTCCGGTCGGGCCGGAGCACCCGGCGGCCCCGGGCGGGCCCGGTCTTCCGTCGTGGCTGGCGCAGCTGGCCGCGGCCCTGTTCCACGGCCAGGACGAGCAGGCGGCGCGGCGCTGGGCCCTGCGGGTGCACACCGCGCTCGGCCGCCTCGGCGGACCCGTGCCGTTCGACGTCGTGCACGACTGGCACGCCCGCGCCGTGGCGCCGCTCCTCGCGGAGGTGAGCGCCCGGCGCGGCGGCGACGGCGCCGCCCCGGACGCCGTACGGCGCCTGCACGAGCGGGCCCTGGCGGGGGAGCGGGCGACGGAGGCGGAGTGGACCGAGGCCCTCGGCCCCGCCCTCACCCAGGTCTACGGCCACGCCTACGCGTACGCCGACGCCTACGCCACGGCCTCCGTCAACGCGCGCGCGTACGCGATGGACAACGACTACGGCGAGGAGAAGGCCGCCGAGTTCGCCGCCATGTACGCGAAGCTCAACACCGACGCCAACGCCCGCTCCTACGCCGACGCCAACGCCCTGGCGAACACGCGCGCGCTGGCGGCCGCCTTCGCCCGTGCCGACGAGCGGGCGTTCGCCGAGGCGTATCCGTTCGCGTACGTCCACGTCTACGCGCTCGCCGACGCCGAGCGCGCGGAGCCGGCCGGGCGGGACGAGCGGTACCGGGCGGCGTGCGCGCGGCTCGCGGACGGGCTCGCCGAGGCCCTGGACCGCGCCGCCGGGTGA
- a CDS encoding sugar phosphate isomerase/epimerase family protein, which yields MRSAMELGCVVRSAPEAERAARLPLDYLEIKGDMLCVERGEFAALCVRLRAAGLPFKAMTSPLPRRFKCRVVGPDADHAAALDVFRDMCDRGAALGVRTVVLGSGQARSVPPGHVRGQALGQFRDFLVQAHQVCAEREMTLALEPLNRTETNFVNSCAEAREVVDSLTGVDVRITADCFHIMSEQLPIADDVAAAGAAVGHAHTSSVPRGSGDFHEGAQKEFVAALLAAGHRGGLTVEDDFGDFGREASAAVDVFRRVLASVSGPSMP from the coding sequence ATGAGGAGCGCCATGGAACTCGGGTGCGTGGTGCGCAGCGCCCCGGAGGCCGAGCGAGCCGCCCGCCTCCCGCTGGACTACCTGGAGATCAAAGGAGACATGCTGTGTGTCGAACGCGGTGAGTTCGCCGCCCTGTGCGTCCGGCTGCGGGCTGCGGGCCTGCCCTTCAAGGCCATGACGTCCCCGCTGCCGCGCCGCTTCAAGTGCCGTGTCGTGGGCCCGGACGCCGACCACGCGGCGGCCCTGGACGTGTTCCGCGACATGTGCGACCGGGGGGCCGCGCTCGGCGTGCGCACGGTCGTCCTCGGCAGCGGGCAGGCCCGCTCCGTCCCGCCCGGCCACGTGCGCGGACAGGCCCTCGGGCAGTTCAGGGACTTCCTGGTCCAGGCGCACCAGGTGTGCGCCGAGCGCGAGATGACGCTCGCCCTCGAACCCCTGAACCGTACGGAGACCAACTTCGTGAACTCCTGCGCCGAGGCGCGCGAGGTCGTCGACAGCCTCACCGGCGTGGACGTGCGGATCACCGCCGACTGCTTCCACATCATGAGCGAGCAGCTGCCGATCGCCGACGATGTGGCCGCCGCGGGAGCGGCCGTCGGACACGCGCACACCTCGTCCGTGCCGCGCGGCAGCGGTGACTTCCACGAGGGCGCGCAGAAGGAGTTCGTGGCGGCGCTGCTCGCCGCGGGGCACCGGGGCGGGCTCACCGTCGAGGACGACTTCGGCGACTTCGGGCGCGAGGCGTCCGCCGCGGTCGACGTCTTCCGCCGCGTCCTCGCCTCCGTCTCCGGCCCTTCCATGCCCTGA
- a CDS encoding aminoglycoside phosphotransferase family protein, with amino-acid sequence MSPSRVTYAPVGFGDYHWTVTDEDGRPWFATVSDLEHKEHCGQGAQAALKGLRQAMDTALALRDRDGLRFVVAPVAATDGGGPVLPLDARYALTVFPHVPGRTGEFGQRLTEAERDRLLALLAELHGRTPPETTPPADMEPPGLPGVRAALAESEGPWSGGPFAEPARLLLREHEATLHARLAEFEALVARVKGRGAPLVVTHGEPHPGNLILGEEGYLLVDWDTVGLAPAERDLSLISDDPADLARYAELTGRTPDPDALALYRLRWSLLDVAEFVEWFRAEHQRTQDTESAWKGFTDTLGQLAAGGSAA; translated from the coding sequence GTGTCCCCGTCGCGTGTCACCTACGCCCCCGTCGGATTCGGGGACTACCACTGGACGGTGACCGACGAGGACGGCCGGCCGTGGTTCGCCACCGTCTCCGACCTGGAGCACAAGGAGCACTGCGGGCAGGGGGCACAGGCCGCGCTGAAGGGGCTCCGACAGGCCATGGACACGGCGCTGGCCCTGCGCGACCGTGACGGACTGCGGTTCGTCGTGGCACCGGTGGCCGCCACCGACGGCGGCGGTCCAGTACTGCCCCTGGACGCCCGGTACGCGCTCACGGTGTTCCCCCATGTCCCGGGCCGCACAGGGGAGTTCGGGCAGCGCCTGACGGAGGCCGAGCGGGACCGGCTGCTCGCCCTGCTCGCGGAGCTGCACGGCCGGACGCCCCCGGAGACCACACCGCCCGCCGACATGGAGCCCCCGGGCCTTCCCGGCGTGCGCGCGGCCCTGGCCGAGTCGGAAGGGCCCTGGTCGGGCGGCCCGTTCGCCGAGCCCGCGCGGCTGCTGCTGCGCGAGCACGAGGCGACGCTCCACGCGCGCCTCGCCGAGTTCGAGGCCCTCGTCGCGCGCGTGAAGGGCCGGGGCGCGCCGCTCGTCGTCACGCACGGCGAGCCGCATCCGGGCAACCTCATCCTGGGTGAGGAGGGCTATCTCCTGGTGGACTGGGACACGGTGGGCCTCGCCCCGGCCGAGCGCGACCTCTCCCTGATCTCGGACGACCCGGCGGACCTCGCCCGCTACGCCGAGCTGACCGGCCGCACCCCGGACCCGGACGCCCTCGCGCTCTACCGGCTGCGCTGGAGCCTGCTGGACGTGGCCGAGTTCGTGGAGTGGTTCCGCGCCGAGCACCAGCGCACGCAGGACACCGAGTCCGCGTGGAAGGGCTTCACGGACACGCTGGGGCAACTGGCGGCGGGCGGATCCGCAGCCTAG
- a CDS encoding MFS transporter: MPDPVESPASDALLPPGPDPGAERAARRGFRLLVGSHLLNETGAAATLVVLPLTAVLALDASAWQTALIESAYFCAYLVLGLPAGALVERARPRRVMIGADAVRCVALASLPLAWAADGLSLPMVYAVALLLGCAQLFGDIADHSYLPRLVREEQLVQGNSTLQLIRSGAELGGPGLGGLSVQWLGAYWALAANAVGSAVSAVLLWRIKVPEPEPPALAHGLARQTWEGLSFVRRQPVLRMLAVSASLNNLVFSAAFALDVVFLSKVVGVPAGLVGVLLASGAVGALAGAWLTPRLARRFGDARTATLAVPVAAPFLLLAPLTQDDWRVLLFALAHLAISVGVTVFNILQVTYRQRVCPADLLSRVSAIFRFAVWGAAPLGALAGGALAAHLGVRPALWTLAVALLAVAPLLLCSPLRRTRDFDVNFPTVPTSC, translated from the coding sequence ATGCCTGACCCGGTGGAGAGCCCGGCCTCCGACGCCCTGCTGCCACCGGGCCCGGACCCGGGCGCCGAGCGGGCCGCGCGGCGCGGATTCCGGCTGCTCGTCGGCTCGCACCTGCTCAACGAGACCGGGGCGGCGGCGACGCTCGTCGTCCTGCCGCTGACCGCGGTGCTCGCCCTGGACGCCTCGGCCTGGCAGACCGCCCTGATCGAAAGCGCCTACTTCTGTGCCTACTTGGTGCTCGGCCTCCCCGCGGGCGCACTGGTCGAGCGGGCGCGCCCGCGCCGCGTCATGATCGGCGCCGACGCGGTCCGCTGTGTGGCGCTCGCCTCGCTGCCGCTCGCCTGGGCGGCCGACGGCCTCTCCCTGCCGATGGTCTACGCGGTGGCGCTGCTGCTCGGCTGCGCGCAGCTGTTCGGCGACATCGCCGACCACAGCTATCTGCCGCGCCTGGTCCGCGAGGAGCAGCTCGTGCAGGGCAACAGCACGCTCCAACTCATCAGGTCCGGCGCCGAGTTGGGCGGGCCGGGACTCGGCGGCCTCTCCGTGCAGTGGCTCGGCGCGTACTGGGCGCTCGCGGCGAACGCCGTGGGCTCGGCCGTCTCCGCGGTGCTCCTGTGGCGGATCAAGGTGCCCGAGCCCGAGCCGCCCGCGCTCGCGCACGGCCTGGCCCGGCAGACCTGGGAAGGTCTTTCCTTCGTGCGCCGCCAGCCGGTCCTGCGCATGCTCGCGGTCTCCGCCAGTCTGAACAACCTCGTCTTCTCCGCCGCCTTCGCGCTCGACGTGGTGTTCCTGAGCAAGGTCGTCGGCGTCCCGGCCGGGCTCGTCGGAGTGCTCCTCGCGTCGGGAGCGGTGGGCGCGCTCGCCGGGGCCTGGCTGACGCCGCGGCTCGCCCGCCGCTTCGGCGACGCCCGCACGGCGACGCTCGCGGTGCCCGTCGCCGCCCCGTTCCTGCTGCTCGCGCCGCTGACCCAGGACGACTGGCGGGTGCTGCTCTTCGCCCTCGCCCACCTCGCCATCAGCGTCGGCGTCACCGTCTTCAACATCCTCCAGGTCACCTACCGGCAGCGGGTGTGCCCGGCGGACCTGCTCAGCCGCGTGTCGGCGATCTTCCGCTTCGCGGTGTGGGGTGCCGCGCCCCTGGGGGCCCTCGCGGGCGGCGCCCTCGCGGCACACCTCGGGGTCCGCCCCGCGCTGTGGACGCTCGCCGTCGCCCTGCTCGCCGTCGCGCCGCTGCTGCTCTGCTCCCCGCTGCGCCGGACGCGGGACTTCGACGTCAACTTCCCCACCGTGCCCACTAGTTGCTAG
- a CDS encoding Gfo/Idh/MocA family protein — protein MQKERVRVGVIGCGTVAQIMHLPYLQSLSDQFEITALSDLSPGLLDALGERYGVPHGRRFTDYRALLDTDVDAVLVLSGGSHAPQVLAAAEAGKHVLVEKPLCFTLREADAIEAAVARSGVRLMVAYMKRFDPGFLYGKQLVSAIEEPRYAQINTLHPSEDQYIAMHGVRRFDDVPGQVARELHRAQEELLDEAVGAVPDALRFVYHDVFLGSMVHDVNALRSLVGEPDDVLFTEIWPRDSRFPSVTTVLAHPGDLRTSYTWTYLDDVRDYFEEIAVLSAGQRVRIQFPSPFLKHWPTPVVAQHMEDGALVERRIQASYDEAFREELRAFHACVVDGTPPLTDVRDAREDIAVLQRVFARSAPGGLGGEAGKCP, from the coding sequence GTGCAGAAAGAACGTGTCCGCGTGGGCGTCATCGGTTGCGGAACCGTCGCCCAGATCATGCATCTGCCCTATCTGCAGAGCCTCTCCGACCAGTTCGAGATCACCGCGCTCAGCGACCTCTCCCCCGGCCTCCTCGACGCCCTCGGCGAGCGGTACGGGGTGCCGCACGGGCGGCGCTTCACGGACTACCGCGCGCTGCTCGACACCGATGTGGACGCTGTCCTCGTGCTCAGCGGCGGCAGTCACGCGCCGCAGGTCCTGGCCGCCGCCGAGGCGGGCAAACACGTCCTGGTGGAGAAGCCGCTGTGCTTCACGCTCCGCGAGGCCGACGCGATCGAGGCGGCCGTCGCCCGGTCCGGAGTGCGCCTCATGGTGGCCTACATGAAGCGCTTCGACCCCGGCTTCCTCTATGGGAAACAGCTGGTCAGCGCCATCGAGGAGCCTCGGTACGCGCAGATCAACACCCTGCACCCCAGCGAGGACCAGTACATCGCCATGCACGGCGTGCGCCGCTTCGACGACGTGCCGGGCCAGGTCGCGCGGGAGCTGCACCGGGCCCAGGAGGAGCTGCTCGACGAGGCGGTCGGCGCGGTCCCGGACGCCCTGCGCTTCGTCTACCACGACGTGTTCCTCGGCAGCATGGTGCACGACGTGAACGCGCTGCGGTCCCTTGTGGGAGAGCCGGACGACGTGCTGTTCACGGAGATCTGGCCGCGGGACTCCCGCTTCCCCTCCGTGACGACGGTCCTCGCGCACCCGGGCGACCTGCGGACCAGCTACACCTGGACCTATCTCGACGACGTCCGCGACTACTTCGAAGAGATCGCGGTGCTTTCCGCAGGGCAGCGGGTGCGCATTCAGTTCCCCTCCCCATTCCTCAAGCACTGGCCCACTCCTGTCGTCGCCCAGCACATGGAGGACGGCGCCCTGGTGGAAAGGAGAATTCAGGCCTCGTACGACGAGGCGTTCCGCGAGGAACTGCGCGCTTTCCATGCCTGCGTCGTGGACGGCACGCCACCGCTCACCGATGTGCGCGACGCTCGGGAGGACATCGCCGTACTCCAGCGCGTCTTCGCCAGGAGCGCACCCGGAGGACTCGGCGGCGAAGCGGGCAAATGCCCGTGA
- a CDS encoding inositol monophosphatase family protein, giving the protein MSLAHAEGGAALLRLAVRAAHRAGELLLEGAAAGPPEVRTKSSAKDLVTAFDRGSEACVVEILTAARPDDGILGEEGGERPGGSGVRWVIDPLDGTANFVSGYPAFVVSIAAERAGRTEVGVVYDPSRRETFTAIRGRGAARDGLPLTVSGAERLEQALVSTGFSSDPATRDRQAALAARVVARVRDIRSSGSAALDLCWVAAGRLDAYYESGTRLWDRAAGALIAEEAGAWVGGADGRPPCDAMTIACAPKTADALRALVGHA; this is encoded by the coding sequence ATGTCTTTGGCACATGCCGAGGGCGGTGCCGCGTTACTCCGACTCGCCGTCAGGGCCGCACACCGGGCCGGTGAGCTGCTGCTCGAAGGGGCCGCGGCGGGGCCGCCCGAGGTACGGACCAAGTCGTCGGCCAAGGACCTGGTGACTGCCTTCGACCGCGGGAGCGAGGCGTGCGTCGTCGAGATCCTCACCGCGGCCCGGCCCGACGACGGCATCCTGGGGGAGGAGGGCGGCGAGCGCCCGGGCGGCTCCGGCGTGCGCTGGGTGATCGACCCCCTGGACGGCACGGCGAACTTCGTCAGCGGGTATCCGGCGTTCGTCGTGTCCATCGCCGCCGAGCGCGCGGGGCGCACCGAGGTGGGGGTCGTGTACGACCCCTCCCGCCGGGAGACGTTCACCGCGATCCGCGGCCGGGGAGCCGCCCGTGACGGCCTGCCGCTGACCGTGTCCGGCGCCGAGCGGCTCGAACAGGCCCTGGTCTCCACGGGATTCAGCAGCGACCCGGCGACCCGCGACCGCCAGGCGGCCCTCGCCGCCCGCGTGGTGGCCCGCGTGCGGGACATCCGCAGCAGCGGCTCCGCCGCCCTCGACCTGTGCTGGGTCGCGGCCGGCCGCCTCGACGCCTACTACGAATCCGGTACGCGCCTGTGGGACCGCGCGGCCGGAGCGCTGATCGCCGAGGAGGCCGGGGCCTGGGTCGGCGGCGCGGACGGGCGGCCGCCCTGCGACGCGATGACGATCGCGTGCGCCCCGAAGACGGCGGACGCGCTGCGCGCCCTGGTGGGCCATGCCTGA
- a CDS encoding GSCFA domain-containing protein: MNPYQSLPPRSFWRTAVAEPDPRDITGLWTPKFALGHDDVILTAGSCFARHIGRALLERGMNWRDAEPAPPGLTPAEREARHYGAFSFRTGNIYTAATLRQWLSWAFGESAPPQEVWQDEGRFFDPFRPAVEPEGYASPEDLAGARERTLTAIRGAVADADCLVFTLGLTEAWLDRVDGTVHPVCPGTVRGTFDAERHAFHNFTFAEVHRDLSAAVALARAVNPGLRVLLTVSPVPLTATATGGHALTATTYSKSVLRAVAGQLAQELDHVDYFPSYEIVTGAPFKAGFFEPNLRTVTPEGVDFVMGRFFDALSQAPRPQERRPSADRPTTPTSGEDFWCDDAVLDYYNSH; encoded by the coding sequence ATGAACCCCTATCAATCGCTGCCGCCGCGCTCCTTCTGGCGCACCGCCGTGGCCGAGCCCGACCCGCGCGACATCACCGGCCTGTGGACGCCCAAGTTCGCCCTCGGCCATGACGACGTGATCCTCACCGCCGGGTCGTGCTTCGCCCGGCACATCGGCCGCGCCCTCCTGGAGCGCGGCATGAACTGGCGCGACGCCGAACCGGCCCCGCCCGGCCTGACCCCGGCCGAGCGGGAGGCCCGTCACTACGGCGCGTTCTCGTTCCGCACCGGCAACATCTACACCGCCGCCACGCTGCGGCAGTGGCTGTCGTGGGCGTTCGGCGAGAGCGCGCCGCCGCAGGAGGTGTGGCAGGACGAGGGCCGCTTCTTCGACCCGTTCCGCCCGGCCGTCGAGCCCGAGGGGTACGCCTCGCCCGAGGATCTCGCCGGGGCGCGGGAGCGCACCCTGACGGCGATCCGGGGCGCGGTCGCCGATGCGGACTGCCTCGTCTTCACGCTCGGTCTGACGGAGGCGTGGCTGGACCGCGTCGACGGCACGGTCCACCCGGTCTGCCCGGGCACCGTGCGCGGCACCTTCGACGCCGAGCGGCACGCGTTCCACAACTTCACCTTCGCCGAGGTGCACCGGGATCTGTCCGCCGCCGTGGCGCTCGCCCGCGCCGTCAATCCGGGCCTTCGGGTGCTCCTGACGGTGTCCCCGGTCCCGCTGACGGCGACCGCGACGGGCGGCCACGCGCTCACCGCCACCACGTACTCCAAGTCCGTCCTGCGCGCGGTGGCCGGGCAGCTGGCGCAGGAGCTCGACCACGTCGACTACTTCCCGTCGTACGAGATCGTCACCGGCGCCCCCTTCAAGGCCGGGTTCTTCGAGCCGAATCTGCGCACCGTCACGCCGGAGGGCGTCGACTTCGTCATGGGCCGGTTCTTCGACGCCCTCTCCCAGGCCCCGCGCCCGCAGGAGCGGCGGCCGTCCGCCGACCGGCCCACCACCCCGACCAGCGGAGAGGACTTCTGGTGCGATGACGCCGTACTCGACTACTACAACTCCCACTGA